In a single window of the Gemmatimonadota bacterium genome:
- a CDS encoding zinc ribbon domain-containing protein, producing MTELERLTATVLTQWHADGGSEGGPIGVGQLLDRVLPYRQARRLLGIDISEDYEALMLRLLAEEEGLVHVAPHDAAEMARRTIGSKLPDLDILQKLRSAELTVTPATVARLQGVLQMPPSRVVEEAPAPELDVEESPLAESNIEVGDDGPIDDADIIPLPVSRVVADAIRVALEAPPAAPVSGPPPEFLTAVQFTPPSASCWSCTEALPEGRVVKFCPFCGADQRHPACPSCGEEIERQWKHCPECGTRLGL from the coding sequence GTGACCGAACTCGAACGACTCACGGCGACGGTGCTCACCCAGTGGCACGCCGATGGTGGCAGCGAAGGTGGTCCGATCGGCGTCGGCCAGCTGCTCGATCGCGTCCTCCCCTATCGTCAGGCGCGTCGGCTTCTCGGTATCGATATTTCCGAGGACTATGAAGCGCTGATGCTGCGGCTCCTCGCGGAAGAGGAGGGGCTGGTACACGTGGCGCCGCACGACGCCGCTGAAATGGCGCGGCGGACCATCGGATCGAAACTCCCCGACCTCGATATCCTGCAGAAGCTTCGCTCGGCCGAGCTGACCGTGACGCCAGCCACCGTCGCGCGACTGCAGGGCGTGCTCCAGATGCCGCCGAGCCGGGTAGTCGAGGAAGCACCCGCGCCCGAACTCGATGTCGAGGAATCGCCGCTCGCCGAGAGCAACATCGAGGTCGGTGATGACGGCCCGATTGACGACGCCGACATCATTCCGCTGCCCGTGAGTCGGGTCGTCGCCGACGCGATCCGGGTCGCGCTCGAGGCACCGCCTGCGGCGCCAGTGAGCGGCCCCCCGCCCGAGTTCCTCACGGCGGTCCAGTTCACCCCGCCGTCGGCGAGCTGCTGGAGCTGCACCGAGGCCCTCCCCGAAGGGCGCGTCGTGAAGTTCTGCCCCTTCTGTGGTGCCGACCAGCGCCACCCGGCCTGCCCCTCCTGCGGCGAAGAGATCGAGCGGCAGTGGAAGCATTGCCCGGAGTGCGGAACCCGGCTCGGCCTCTGA